ACCACCGGCGCGCAGCAAAGAGGGCAGCGTTGGCCGTTGAAGACGACGAGCCACGGGTCGATGCAGGCCTTGTGGTACATGTGGCAGCACTCTGGCAGCACCCGCGCCTCCTCCCCTGCTTCGTACTTGCACAGGCAGATCGAGCAGTCCGCCTCCTCCTCGTCTCCATTCCCCTGGGCACTGCTGCCAACCACCACCACCCTAATCGCCTCCAGGATCTGACGGCGACGACGAGCGGCTTCGGCCTCAGCCAACGTTTCTGGCGCCGCCACGGCCACATCCATGGCTGGTTCCGCGTCGTCGCCGCCGCCGCTGTTCTGGAGATCTCGCCGGAGGCGGCACCAGCGCTTGAGGTAGGCGACGTAGACAAGGAGGATGAGGAGGCCGGCGGCGAAGTAGACGGTGACGGTGATGACTTGGGTTGCCGTTTGGTTGTCCATGTCAacgtttattttctttgtatcggAGGCTTCATCTTATAATTTAaccaatatttttattttatatttcttcattttccatttatttattttcacatttaaataatatttttattctatTTAGTCTAATTTGTTCTCTGCCCAATGCAACcccaaaatcaaatttaaaaagaCTCTAAACTCTTTTTAACTTAATAGTAATTATgaacataaatattttaaataacgaaaataattttattatttaattaagaatttagaaCTTCACTaactaattttaataaaatttaaaattaaattacattaatattttttttcttttcacattAAAAAGGtgtgaaaatgattttaaaatttaataataattttctctaattatttttatataaaaaatatgtattATCATTCTTAtctttagtctcatatcttaaGATGGACAACAACACGaatagaaaaatttctataaatatcttaGGTCGACAACATTAGAAAACATGTCTTTCTCAACCTTTCGGCTAAAATAAAGTAtagtatctgttcttatcagtttaatatatgatataaaaaattaaattaattttttttaatgagagAGAGTATGTTACAGTAGCACAGTAGCTTGTTGCTAGGATTCTCGAACGTTGTCCTTATTAAGTCtaatttatgaattttgaatattaatttatatgtattcatatattatattacacgTGTAACGTGCATGCACGTAACTATTATTTGATTAAAGATGCTTAatgaatattttattatataattttatttattataaatttgtaaattttgaattttttattccgaaattttttaaatttattttcattcaTTATAAACGtgcaaaattttaatattttctaaTCTTCGAAGGCTTTCAATTTCTTTTCGATGAACTAATCTTAAATTTATCTTCAATTACTTTCTTATAATATTTGTTTCCTTACTTGTATTATTGATGCAATCGATATCAGTTTAGATTgactaaatttgaattaacttagttagattttaatatttaatcaatatattaattaattgagaaaaagttaagtaggtcaagattgacctaatACTTGATGGTAAAAAAGTTCAAGTGGATTatgattgaccagatacttggtgatAAGAAGTCTAATATAGAGAAAGCATAATACGAAAAGTTTAAATGACTCATGGTTGACTAAACATTTGGCGATTGGAAGTTCAACAGGGAGTTCACAAGTGGGATGTCTAAGCGAGTCATGGGTGACCATACAATTGGTAGTCGGAAGTTCAACATGAAGTTGATATGAGACAAAAAGTTAAAGTAGGTCATGATTGAGTGAATACTTGGTAATAGGAAGTCTAAACAAGTCAATGAAGATCGAAGGTTTGGCGTGGATGAAGTCTTGGTAGATAAGGGTGATCGGATTCTAGGCGTGTAAAGTCTCCATAGGTTAAGGGTGAGCACATGTTGAGCAAAGGAAACTTTGGTAGGATGAGGTCAATCGAATACCAAgcaaaataaaaattcaacttttgTAAGACTGAAATAGGTATATTAGTCGATTGGTAGAATGTATCAATCGACTAATGAACGCAAAAGCGCAAAAAAATAGTGTTGTTATGGTACTACTATAGTGTTGCTACGATACTACTATAGTAACTGTGAACAATATTTTTTCTACAGTATTTTGTTATAGTAACAGTCGATTGATGTGTTTTATAAGATGACTAATGGGCATTGGAACAATGTATAGAAGTTTCAAAACTCTGCTTACTACAAATAGTCGACTGATGTCATTATTCTAGCGAATAAAATGTTCAAAACTCGATTACAAGATTTGATTGATTAGGTAACAGTTAACTGATGCTGAGATGGATGAACTCATTGAGCTGATAGGTCATAGCAATGTTCGAATCTATAGGAAAAAATTAGCCCAACCTAAAGACTATAAAAGAAGTGTTTTAAGGAGATTTTGAAGGTGCAACGATAGTGGTTTGGATTGCAAGAGGAGATGGGTGAACACCgatctacaaataaaatattagagAGGGTTTGGTTTGCATATTTTCTATttccattttttaaaaaacacgCATTTTCCTGTTtcttagaaaatgacttttagacATTTTCTACTTTTCTAGAAAATACTATCTCTTTTTTAGAAAATAGATGTAGAAAATATAAACCAAATACTATTTTTCAAAAAACGTgtattttctagaaaatgaaaatggaaaacataCAAAATAAATGCTCTCTTAATTTCTCTTGCTAATAGCAAGGACACACAGTTAATATGAAAATAACTTCAACATAAAAGGAAGAGGTCTAATTTACTTACTCTGCATCTAGGAGGTTGCTACTACAAGATTATGAAAGGTTCCACTAAGATCTCCTTTTTCGAATACAAGTTGGAGGTAGAGAAATCCCTTACAATAGTTGAGTACAAGACTAAATGAAAGAATTGAAAGCAAGTGAATTAAATGTGTGTTATCTAAACTTCAAGCTTCAATCCTCTATCTATTGGATTGAGacgcactagagggggtgaatagcgctcgtggctttcacttttcgtattcgaaaAACTTAACGAGTAAGTGGAGCGGAAATTAAAACAAACACAGaaggacccaagtatttttacttggttcggagccttaggtgactcctactccaaggcccacgctcgttgagagtttactttgggcaacaactataatcgcgcaaaattacaagtacaaataaaacaataattattataccgacaacaaaaataataaatttgaagctcctggtcgtcggagtGTTGCTACAGCTGTTCTAGATCATCTCTTTAGCAGTACACGGAAGAAGGATCGCTTGGAATGTCTTGATACAAGTTGttggtcgagactgccttataaaggctgttgagggcgccttcaagccccttgagggtgccttcaagccccttgagggcgcctccaatctccGGGTCAGCCGCGCGTGGATAAGGCCTGACTTCTTCGCCgcttatcctcttgaaggcgcctccatactccttgagggtgccttcaaggctgtccgaggcgcctcaagcctcca
This region of Zingiber officinale cultivar Zhangliang chromosome 9A, Zo_v1.1, whole genome shotgun sequence genomic DNA includes:
- the LOC122019165 gene encoding putative RING-H2 finger protein ATL69, producing the protein MDNQTATQVITVTVYFAAGLLILLVYVAYLKRWCRLRRDLQNSGGGDDAEPAMDVAVAAPETLAEAEAARRRRQILEAIRVVVVGSSAQGNGDEEEADCSICLCKYEAGEEARVLPECCHMYHKACIDPWLVVFNGQRCPLCCAPVVSPAEKPQ